GTCACCTTCGGTCTGCCGAAGCGATGTCTGATCCTCTATCCGGCGGCCTCTTGTGCCGGTCGGGTCGTAACGGTGGACATCGGTCTGCCAAGGCAACTGCTCACCGATCCGATTCTCGATGTCTCGCTCGTACAGGCTGAGGATCTGGTGGGCGTGCTTCCGCCCCGCGACCCGAATGCCCACAAAGGGACCTATGGTCACGTCCTGGTCCTGGCCGGCTCGCCCGGCAAGACCGGTGCAGCGGCGATGTGCGCGCTCTCAGCGCTTCGAATCGGCGCGGGGTTAGTGACGCTTGCGTTGCCGGAGAGTCTGAACGACGCCATCGAGGCAAAGCTCACGGAGGTGATGAGCGAGCCGCTCCCTGAGACGAGGGAGCGTACAGTTGCCCACGCCGCGCTGGAAAGGGTCCTGGAGCTGATGCAGGGCAAGCGGGTTATCGCGATCGGTCCCGGCCTGTCGATCCATCCAGAGACTGCCGAACTGGTCCGGGCAGTCGTGAAGACCGCCAAGACGCAGATCGTGGTAGATGCCGATGGAATCAATGCCCTTGGACCGAATCTGGACATGCTACGCGATGTCTCACTCCCGCCGATCCTAACCCCCCACCCTGGAGAGCTCGCCCGTCTGCTCGGCATCGATCGGGATGAGGTGGTCCGGCACCGGATTCCAATCGCGCAAAAGGTCGCAACGAGTTTCGGCGTTCACCTGGTGTTGAAGGGCGCCCGTACCCTGATTGCGAATCCGGAAGGGCAGGTGGCGATCAACATGACGGGGAACCCCGGCATGGCGACCGGTGGGACCGGTGACGTGCTGACTGGTCTGATCAGTGGCCTCCTCGCTCAAGGGGTGAGTGCCGGGCTCGCAGTCAAGGCCGCGGTCTACCTCCACGGCTTGGCCGGGGACCTTGCGGCCGAGGCGGTTGGCCAGGAGGCGATGGTGGCCTCGGATCTGATGACACAGATCCCGAAGGCCATTCGACAACTGAAGTCCCACGCTACTTCCCTCACTTCCACCAAATCCCCCCATCCCCCCTTTGCCAAAGGGGGGTACGGGGAGATTTTCGGTAGAGGGTGACCGTGAGCCTGTATCACTCTACCTCACCCGAGCAGACGCGCGCGCTAGGAGAGGCAGTGGGCAGGCTTGCCGATGCGGGCGACTTGATCGCCCTCACCGGTGAAATCGGAGCCGGGAAAACCCTCTTCGTAGGGGGGCTGGCCCGCGGGCTTGGCGTAGACCCGGCGACTTATGTGAGCAGTCCGACCTTCACCATCATGCACCGATACGGTGGCCGCCTTCCCCTCTACCATATCGACCTGTACCGCATCGAGACCCCGGAGGCCTTTGCGAGCTTGGGGCTCGATGAGTATCTGGCAGGGGATGGTGTGGCCGCGATCGAGTGGGCCGAGCATGGCTGGGGGTGCTTGCCGAAGGAGATGCTAACGTTTAGACTTCGGTATACCGGGTCGGATACGCGAACAATCGAGATCGTTCCGGAGGGCGATCGATACATGCGATTGGTCCAGGCGCTGACACGCGATTTACTAGTGTAGTGTTTCATAAATTAATCGTAACTATTCAGGTGTTTAGGCTGAAGGCTGAAGGCTCTGAATTATTACTCAGAGTAGAAAATAGCTTACCCCCCTTTCGTAAAGGGGGAAGCCCTCTGTGTCGAAGCGTGTGGGCTTCTTGCCCAATGAGGAGTCATCTCTGATAGAACTAAAGGTTGTAGAACCCGAGAAGGTGTTGAATGGCGTGATTCGTGCCTTGCGAGATAATGTAGAGCCTTCAGCCTTCAGCCTTCAGCCTACACGCCTAAGCAGTTACATTCTATGATTCCCCGTCAGGTGGTGGCCTGGACCCTGTACGATTTTGCGAACTCATCGTTTGCTGCGGTCATCGCGGCGACCATCTATGCGACCTACTATGCCCAGGTCGTCGTCGGCAACGTCCATGGGGAGGGTGACCTGTGGTGGGGACGACTGATCTCCACCGCTATGGCCATCGTGGCACTGGCCTCCCCTGTCTTGGGGGCTGTTGCCGATCGGGCCGGGATCCGCAAGCGCCTCCTCTTTGCCGCAACCTACCTGAGCGTCGGCGCTACTGCATTGATGGCGACCGTGGAGCAGGGGATGGTTCTCTGGGGATTCGTGCTTGGCGTCCTCGGCATAGTGGGATATGAAGGGGCGATAGTCTTCTATAACGCCTATCTCCCGGACATTGCGTCTCGGGAGTGGCAGGGGCGCATCTCGGCCTACGGCTTTGCGGTCGGCTACGCCGGATCGATTGCGGCCCTCCTTATCGCCCTCCCATTCGCGCGGGTGGGTGCTCTCGGATGGTGCTTCCTATCCACCGCGGCGCTCTTCGGGCTCTTCGCCATTCCCACATTCCTGGTCCTTCCACAGGATCGGCCAAGCCATGTCGGGGTTATTGAAGCGGTCCGCGAGAGCGTTCGGGGTACAGTACGGACCTTCCGAGATGTTCTCGCGTTGCGTGAGCTACGGCGGTTCCTCGGGGCGTATCTGTTGTACGAGGATGGCGTGAACACGGTGATATTCTTTTCCTCTATCTTCGCGGCCAGGACGCTTGGCTTTGGGATGGTGCAGTTGATCGGCTTGTACGTCCTCGTCCAGGTCATGGCGTTGGTCGGGGCCTTCCTGTGGGGGAAGCCCACTGATCGCCTTGGCCCGAAGGCAGTCGTGCTCTGCATGCTGGTGCTCTGGATCGGCGTGGTGATCGCTGCCTACCTGGTCGAGTCGCAGCGGCAGTTCTACCTCCTTGCCGCCGTCGCTGGGTCTGGTCTCGGCGCCATACAAGCCGCCAGCCGAACCTTTATGGTCACGCTGATCCCGAAGGGGCGAGAGGGGGAGTTTTTTGGATGCTACGCCATCTGCGGGAAGACAGCCTCCATCCTTGGACCGCTCGTCTTCGGCGCGGTGTCAT
This genomic stretch from Candidatus Methylomirabilis limnetica harbors:
- a CDS encoding MFS transporter, which produces MIPRQVVAWTLYDFANSSFAAVIAATIYATYYAQVVVGNVHGEGDLWWGRLISTAMAIVALASPVLGAVADRAGIRKRLLFAATYLSVGATALMATVEQGMVLWGFVLGVLGIVGYEGAIVFYNAYLPDIASREWQGRISAYGFAVGYAGSIAALLIALPFARVGALGWCFLSTAALFGLFAIPTFLVLPQDRPSHVGVIEAVRESVRGTVRTFRDVLALRELRRFLGAYLLYEDGVNTVIFFSSIFAARTLGFGMVQLIGLYVLVQVMALVGAFLWGKPTDRLGPKAVVLCMLVLWIGVVIAAYLVESQRQFYLLAAVAGSGLGAIQAASRTFMVTLIPKGREGEFFGCYAICGKTASILGPLVFGAVSYTMAGNQRAAILVVGLFFVMGLILLSRVRAGGPTRAASAASVAYGRNDAMTQ
- a CDS encoding NAD(P)H-hydrate dehydratase — translated: MAVSVVTASQMRQLDRRATEEYGIPSLLLMENAGLQAVLELERAFPHLTRSRVAIVCGRGNNGGDGLVVARHLFNRGIMVEVFLLARQTEIKGDARTNLEIIRKSGAPIYEVTTSQELEAIGEAIERADVVVDAILGTGTIGPAKGLFEEAIELLNRFGKSIVALDIPSGLNSDEGVIPYPSINAVLTVTFGLPKRCLILYPAASCAGRVVTVDIGLPRQLLTDPILDVSLVQAEDLVGVLPPRDPNAHKGTYGHVLVLAGSPGKTGAAAMCALSALRIGAGLVTLALPESLNDAIEAKLTEVMSEPLPETRERTVAHAALERVLELMQGKRVIAIGPGLSIHPETAELVRAVVKTAKTQIVVDADGINALGPNLDMLRDVSLPPILTPHPGELARLLGIDRDEVVRHRIPIAQKVATSFGVHLVLKGARTLIANPEGQVAINMTGNPGMATGGTGDVLTGLISGLLAQGVSAGLAVKAAVYLHGLAGDLAAEAVGQEAMVASDLMTQIPKAIRQLKSHATSLTSTKSPHPPFAKGGYGEIFGRG
- the tsaE gene encoding tRNA (adenosine(37)-N6)-threonylcarbamoyltransferase complex ATPase subunit type 1 TsaE; translated protein: MTVSLYHSTSPEQTRALGEAVGRLADAGDLIALTGEIGAGKTLFVGGLARGLGVDPATYVSSPTFTIMHRYGGRLPLYHIDLYRIETPEAFASLGLDEYLAGDGVAAIEWAEHGWGCLPKEMLTFRLRYTGSDTRTIEIVPEGDRYMRLVQALTRDLLV